In the Bacillus shivajii genome, one interval contains:
- a CDS encoding glycoside hydrolase domain-containing protein: protein MPNIIWGIDSAAAADQALYDCVVENFGHPDFWGRYLNTIPDVSEGLTVQEIAFLKDNGIKVMPICNSFSEAVGYREGTVAARNAIFNARRLGINPGVFIFANIENFFAVDADWLIGWADTFLNSDYRPGYYNDPVEGDFEAAYCEAVERSENVRVQTVLWSAEPEPGITTKQNYPPFNPEVPNCEANVWAWQYGRDAAECPIDTVLMQQRLYTELH, encoded by the coding sequence ATGCCTAATATCATATGGGGAATAGATTCAGCTGCAGCAGCTGACCAAGCGTTATATGACTGTGTTGTAGAAAATTTCGGACATCCAGACTTTTGGGGAAGGTATTTAAATACCATACCTGATGTAAGTGAAGGATTAACGGTGCAAGAGATAGCCTTTTTAAAAGATAATGGAATAAAAGTAATGCCAATATGTAATAGTTTTAGTGAAGCTGTAGGGTACAGAGAAGGGACAGTTGCAGCACGAAATGCCATCTTTAATGCAAGACGGTTAGGAATTAATCCAGGAGTCTTTATCTTTGCAAACATCGAAAATTTCTTTGCTGTGGATGCTGACTGGCTTATCGGCTGGGCAGATACATTTTTAAATAGTGATTATCGCCCTGGGTATTATAATGATCCAGTCGAAGGTGATTTTGAAGCAGCTTACTGTGAAGCGGTAGAAAGAAGTGAAAATGTGAGAGTACAAACGGTCTTATGGAGTGCAGAGCCAGAGCCCGGAATAACAACAAAGCAAAATTATCCACCGTTTAATCCAGAAGTACCGAATTGCGAAGCAAACGTCTGGGCTTGGCAGTACGGAAGAGATGCAGCAGAATGTCCAATTGATACAGTTCTTATGCAACAACGCCTTTACACAGAATTACATTAA
- a CDS encoding HAD family hydrolase → MIRAVIFACDGLIVDTETPWYKAYETIYKEYGLELPLELYAECIGNTTQEEFDPHKYLEQQLETAIDRKSMEEKARKYHTKVMEGETLRPGVKSYIETAKALGLKVGLASSSEKEWVVKHLKRYDLLHFFDTIQTGNTVEVVKPHPELYENALKELGVTPYEAIAFEDSVNGLTAAKKAGIACVVIPNEATSVLSFENYDLRLTSMEEKNLEYVIKDVFHNKE, encoded by the coding sequence TTGATAAGAGCAGTTATTTTTGCTTGTGATGGGCTCATTGTAGATACAGAGACGCCGTGGTATAAAGCATATGAGACCATCTACAAGGAGTATGGATTAGAGCTCCCCCTTGAATTATATGCTGAGTGTATCGGTAACACGACTCAGGAAGAGTTCGACCCACACAAGTATCTAGAACAACAGTTAGAAACTGCGATAGATCGTAAAAGTATGGAAGAAAAAGCACGAAAGTACCATACTAAAGTGATGGAAGGTGAAACGTTACGTCCAGGTGTGAAAAGTTATATTGAGACAGCAAAAGCACTAGGTTTAAAGGTCGGCCTGGCATCAAGCTCTGAGAAAGAGTGGGTAGTCAAACACCTTAAACGCTATGATCTATTACATTTCTTTGATACGATTCAAACAGGGAACACAGTTGAGGTTGTTAAGCCTCATCCTGAACTATATGAAAATGCGTTAAAGGAGTTAGGTGTAACTCCATATGAGGCTATAGCATTTGAAGATTCAGTGAACGGTTTAACAGCAGCAAAAAAAGCAGGAATCGCATGTGTCGTGATCCCGAATGAAGCGACATCTGTTTTATCATTCGAAAATTATGACTTACGCCTAACTTCTATGGAAGAGAAAAACTTAGAGTACGTCATTAAAGATGTGTTTCACAATAAAGAATAA
- a CDS encoding ABC transporter ATP-binding protein, with translation MEPNKTIIDVKDLQTSFFTSKGEVKAVDGVSFAVPSGKTLGIVGESGSGKSITSLSIMRLIQDPGKIKGGEILFNGENLLDKKESEMRKIRGNQISMIFQEPMTSLNPVFTVGDQIAESYMIHESLSKKEAMKKALEMLELVGIPSPKQRLKQYPHELSGGMRQRVMIAIALACRPELLISDEPTTALDVTIQAQILRLINNLQKELGMSQILITHDLGVVAETCDYVAVMYAGKVVEYADVETLFESPKHPYTVGLLQSLPRHDIDYEGELNVIKGMVPTPENLPEGCRFAPRCPFATDLCKQELPSLEDLDNDSQIRCWIYSDKWDGPEVKVKDDYGTFASKES, from the coding sequence ATGGAACCGAATAAAACGATTATTGATGTAAAAGATTTACAAACGTCGTTTTTTACAAGTAAAGGTGAAGTAAAAGCTGTTGATGGGGTTTCATTTGCAGTACCTAGTGGTAAAACGCTAGGTATTGTAGGTGAATCTGGATCAGGAAAAAGTATTACTTCACTTTCAATTATGCGCCTTATTCAAGATCCAGGAAAAATTAAAGGTGGAGAGATCTTATTTAATGGCGAAAACCTTTTAGATAAAAAAGAATCTGAAATGCGTAAAATTCGTGGAAATCAAATTTCAATGATTTTCCAAGAACCAATGACTTCTTTAAACCCAGTATTTACTGTTGGTGACCAAATTGCTGAGTCATATATGATCCACGAAAGTCTATCAAAAAAGGAAGCTATGAAAAAAGCTTTAGAAATGCTTGAACTTGTTGGTATTCCTTCACCTAAACAACGCCTTAAGCAATACCCTCACGAATTATCAGGAGGTATGAGGCAGCGTGTCATGATTGCAATCGCATTAGCTTGTCGTCCGGAGTTGCTGATCTCTGACGAGCCAACAACGGCGCTTGACGTGACGATTCAAGCACAAATTTTAAGGTTGATCAATAACTTACAAAAAGAATTAGGAATGTCACAAATTCTTATTACACACGACCTTGGTGTTGTTGCAGAAACGTGTGATTACGTTGCTGTTATGTATGCAGGTAAAGTTGTTGAGTACGCAGATGTAGAAACATTATTTGAATCACCAAAACATCCTTATACTGTTGGGTTGTTACAATCCTTACCTCGTCATGACATTGACTATGAAGGTGAATTAAATGTGATTAAAGGAATGGTTCCAACTCCTGAGAACCTTCCTGAAGGGTGCCGATTTGCACCACGTTGTCCATTTGCAACAGATCTATGTAAACAAGAGCTTCCAAGCTTAGAAGATTTAGACAATGACAGCCAAATCCGCTGCTGGATTTATTCTGATAAGTGGGACGGGCCGGAGGTGAAAGTAAAAGATGACTACGGAACTTTTGCAAGTAAAGAATCTTAA
- the nikC gene encoding nickel transporter permease yields the protein MAETSVNVPQNETKRPSPHIENLKTAFRKLRKNKAAMVGGILILFFVITSFIGPYLVQNSPTEPNMSARLQGPSAEFWFGTDNLGRDIFARIIHGMSITLWIGFASVILGAIGGVILGLISGYYGKRVDAIIMRCIDVLLAFPGILLALAIVSVLGASLNNVIIAVAIFSIPVFARIVRGSTLAVRKLEYVDAVRALGASDARIIFRHVLPNIMSPIIVQATLRMATAILTASGLSFLGLGAQPPTPEWGAMLSAGRNYMWENPHIALFPGLAIVIVVLAFNLFGDGIRDALDPKMKD from the coding sequence ATGGCTGAAACAAGTGTTAATGTTCCACAAAATGAAACGAAGCGGCCTTCACCACATATTGAAAATTTAAAGACTGCTTTTAGAAAGCTAAGAAAAAACAAGGCTGCGATGGTTGGGGGGATCTTAATCCTCTTCTTCGTCATCACTTCATTTATAGGACCTTATTTAGTACAAAATTCACCTACAGAACCAAACATGAGTGCAAGACTACAAGGTCCATCGGCTGAATTTTGGTTCGGTACGGATAACTTAGGGAGAGATATTTTCGCCCGAATTATCCATGGAATGTCAATTACTCTATGGATTGGATTTGCTTCTGTTATTTTAGGTGCAATCGGTGGAGTAATTCTTGGATTAATTTCTGGATATTACGGTAAAAGAGTCGATGCAATCATTATGAGGTGTATTGACGTATTACTAGCATTCCCTGGTATTTTACTAGCTTTAGCGATTGTTAGTGTATTAGGAGCAAGCTTAAATAACGTAATTATTGCGGTAGCAATATTCTCGATTCCTGTTTTTGCAAGGATCGTACGTGGATCAACTCTTGCAGTAAGAAAATTAGAGTATGTTGATGCAGTAAGAGCATTAGGTGCTTCAGATGCTCGAATTATTTTTAGACATGTTTTACCTAATATCATGTCACCCATTATTGTACAAGCAACACTTCGTATGGCTACGGCTATTTTAACTGCTAGTGGTTTATCATTCTTAGGTTTAGGTGCACAGCCGCCAACACCAGAATGGGGAGCGATGTTAAGTGCTGGGCGTAACTATATGTGGGAGAACCCTCATATTGCATTATTCCCAGGTCTTGCAATCGTTATTGTAGTACTTGCATTTAATCTATTTGGCGATGGTATTCGTGATGCACTAGATCCGAAAATGAAAGATTAA
- a CDS encoding extracellular solute-binding protein translates to MNKGFKFILFALISLALLVAAGCGNNDEAGAEQEKDSNDDQAQEEQNEEEDQGEEVVEHDGELVVYSARNERFVQALLDKFEDETGIEVLALHGADPNQIVEESGNVQADVYISNDLGALGYLHGEGLLEGSNPEGIDSIPEEFRADDNAYFAISARARGFIYNKDMISEDEMPTSSEDLFDSKWADVPNGYAITRGGNGGMRGHVSALRYEWGDEKTAEWVASIRENASAITQGHSDIRALVGSGEHAFGLVNNYYFHQQLLEDDNNVGFIYLDQGEDQMGAIANAAGVGLVSGGPNADNADVFLEWVLQPENQVAFVGESLELLINSHYGAVYPEEVEPHIVEFDDLKVQDMEIKELGNYFQGTTELIEESGLDLDLR, encoded by the coding sequence ATGAACAAAGGTTTTAAATTTATTTTATTCGCACTTATCTCATTAGCATTATTAGTAGCTGCAGGCTGCGGAAACAATGATGAAGCTGGTGCAGAGCAGGAAAAAGACTCAAATGATGATCAAGCTCAAGAAGAGCAAAATGAGGAAGAAGATCAAGGAGAAGAAGTAGTCGAACATGATGGGGAACTTGTCGTATACTCAGCACGTAACGAACGATTTGTTCAAGCACTACTTGATAAATTTGAAGATGAAACAGGGATTGAAGTTTTAGCTCTTCACGGTGCAGATCCTAACCAAATTGTAGAGGAATCAGGAAATGTTCAAGCAGACGTTTATATTTCAAATGATTTAGGAGCACTAGGTTACTTACACGGTGAAGGATTATTAGAAGGATCTAATCCAGAAGGAATTGATAGCATTCCAGAGGAATTCCGTGCAGATGATAACGCATATTTCGCAATTTCAGCAAGAGCACGTGGTTTCATTTACAATAAAGATATGATTTCAGAAGATGAAATGCCAACAAGCAGTGAAGACTTATTTGACTCTAAGTGGGCAGATGTACCAAACGGTTATGCAATTACTCGTGGTGGTAACGGTGGTATGAGAGGACACGTATCTGCACTTCGTTACGAGTGGGGCGATGAGAAAACAGCTGAGTGGGTAGCGTCTATTAGAGAAAATGCTTCAGCAATTACACAAGGACACAGCGATATTCGCGCACTTGTCGGTAGTGGTGAACATGCATTCGGACTAGTAAATAACTATTACTTCCACCAGCAGTTATTAGAAGACGATAATAATGTAGGTTTCATTTATCTTGACCAAGGTGAAGATCAAATGGGTGCGATAGCAAATGCTGCAGGGGTTGGACTTGTATCAGGTGGACCAAATGCAGATAATGCAGACGTATTCCTTGAGTGGGTACTACAACCTGAAAACCAAGTGGCATTTGTAGGTGAATCATTAGAGCTTCTTATTAACTCGCATTACGGTGCGGTGTACCCAGAAGAAGTAGAACCTCACATCGTTGAATTCGATGATTTAAAAGTTCAAGACATGGAAATCAAAGAGCTTGGTAACTACTTCCAAGGTACAACAGAATTAATTGAAGAGTCAGGATTAGACCTTGATTTAAGATAA
- a CDS encoding extracellular solute-binding protein, producing the protein MNKKLKFILFGLISLSLFVVAGCGNDNGGSEPEEDANEDQAQEEQNDQEEVVEHDGELVVYSARNERFVQALLDKFEDETGIEVLALHGADPNQIVEESGNVQADVYISNDLGALGYLHGEGLLEGSNPEGIDSIPEEFRADDNAYFAISARARGFIYNKDMISEDEMPTSSEDLFDSKWADVPNGYAITRGGNGGMRGHVSALRYEWGDEKTAEWVASIRENASAITQGHSDIRALVGSGEHAFGLVNNYYFHQQLLEDDNNVGFIYLDQGEDQMGAIANAAGVGLVSGGPNADNADVFLEWVLQPENQVAFVGESLELLINSHYGAEYPEEVEPHIVEFEDLKVQDMEIKELGNYFQGTTELIEESGLDLDLR; encoded by the coding sequence ATGAACAAAAAATTGAAATTTATTTTATTTGGACTAATTTCATTATCTTTATTTGTTGTAGCTGGTTGTGGTAATGATAATGGTGGATCAGAGCCAGAAGAAGATGCGAATGAAGATCAAGCTCAAGAAGAGCAAAATGATCAAGAAGAAGTAGTGGAACATGATGGGGAACTTGTAGTATACTCAGCACGTAACGAACGATTTGTTCAAGCATTACTTGATAAATTTGAAGATGAAACAGGGATTGAAGTTTTAGCTCTTCACGGTGCAGATCCTAACCAGATTGTAGAGGAATCAGGAAATGTTCAAGCAGACGTTTATATTTCAAATGATTTAGGAGCACTAGGTTACTTACACGGTGAAGGATTATTAGAAGGATCTAATCCAGAAGGAATCGATAGCATTCCAGAGGAATTCCGTGCAGATGATAACGCATATTTCGCAATTTCGGCAAGAGCACGTGGTTTCATTTACAATAAAGATATGATTTCAGAAGATGAAATGCCAACAAGCAGTGAAGACTTATTTGACTCTAAGTGGGCAGATGTACCAAACGGTTATGCAATTACTCGTGGTGGTAACGGTGGTATGAGAGGACACGTATCTGCACTTCGTTACGAGTGGGGCGATGAGAAAACAGCTGAGTGGGTAGCGTCTATTAGAGAAAATGCTTCAGCAATTACACAAGGACACAGCGATATTCGCGCACTTGTCGGTAGTGGTGAACATGCATTCGGACTAGTAAATAACTATTACTTCCACCAGCAGTTATTAGAAGACGATAATAATGTAGGTTTCATTTATCTTGACCAAGGTGAAGATCAAATGGGTGCGATAGCAAATGCTGCAGGGGTTGGACTTGTATCAGGTGGACCAAATGCAGATAATGCAGACGTATTCCTTGAGTGGGTACTACAACCTGAAAACCAAGTGGCATTTGTAGGTGAGTCATTAGAGCTTCTTATTAACTCCCATTACGGTGCGGAGTACCCAGAAGAAGTAGAGCCTCACATCGTTGAATTCGAGGACTTAAAAGTTCAAGACATGGAAATTAAAGAGCTTGGTAACTACTTCCAAGGTACAACAGAATTAATTGAAGAGTCAGGATTAGACCTTGATTTAAGATAA
- the nikB gene encoding nickel ABC transporter permease, whose product MFVYIIRRLLQTIPVIFGVTVLVFLMMHLIPGDPAQVIAGESAQEEQVEQMRERLGLNEPLPVQYGKFIAGAVQGDLGNSIRSGRPVTSEIGVRFWITVELAFYSTILSIFLGLIAGIISATKRHTLMDVTIMVVALFGLSMPNFWLGLMLIQYFALDPLGWFPVSGWGSPSQIVLPVITLGTAGAAIIARMTRSSMLEVVNQDYIRTARAKGVKERYVVYKHALRNALIPVVTVVGLQFGALLGGTVLTETVFAINGMGRFVIEAISARDFPIVQGSVLIIALLFVLVNLLVDISYRFLNKRIELD is encoded by the coding sequence TTGTTTGTATATATTATTAGACGATTACTTCAAACAATACCTGTTATTTTTGGTGTTACAGTTCTAGTTTTCCTTATGATGCACTTAATCCCTGGTGACCCTGCTCAAGTGATCGCCGGTGAAAGTGCTCAAGAAGAACAAGTTGAACAAATGAGAGAGCGTTTAGGTTTGAATGAACCGTTACCTGTCCAATACGGTAAATTTATCGCAGGAGCTGTTCAAGGAGACTTAGGAAATTCAATCCGAAGCGGACGACCAGTTACTTCTGAAATTGGGGTCCGATTCTGGATAACGGTAGAACTTGCGTTTTATAGTACGATATTAAGTATTTTCTTAGGATTGATTGCTGGTATTATTTCAGCAACAAAGCGTCACACACTTATGGACGTTACGATTATGGTGGTAGCTCTATTCGGATTATCGATGCCGAACTTCTGGCTCGGATTAATGTTAATCCAGTATTTTGCTTTAGATCCTCTTGGTTGGTTCCCTGTTTCAGGGTGGGGCTCACCGAGTCAAATCGTTTTACCGGTTATTACACTCGGTACAGCCGGAGCAGCAATTATTGCACGTATGACACGTTCTTCTATGCTTGAAGTCGTAAACCAAGATTATATTCGTACTGCACGTGCCAAAGGTGTTAAAGAACGTTATGTTGTTTACAAACACGCGTTACGTAACGCATTAATTCCTGTTGTAACGGTTGTCGGACTTCAGTTCGGTGCATTACTTGGTGGTACGGTGTTAACAGAGACAGTATTTGCAATTAACGGTATGGGAAGATTCGTTATTGAGGCAATTTCAGCTCGTGACTTCCCGATTGTCCAAGGATCTGTTTTAATTATTGCCCTATTGTTCGTACTTGTTAACTTACTCGTCGATATTTCATACCGATTCTTAAATAAACGTATCGAATTAGATTAA
- a CDS encoding ABC transporter ATP-binding protein gives MTTELLQVKNLKQYFPIKGGILGRRVNDVKAVDDITFSINEGETLSIVGESGCGKSTTGRAILRLDEPTAGEINFDGSDLLSMSKKEMRKKRKDLQIIFQDPYASINPRQTVRQILNEAMEIQNVLPKEERYDRMIELLETVGLGPDKLDRFPHEFSGGQRQRIGIARALSVDPKLIICDESVSALDVSIQAQVLNLLKKLQRELNLTYLFISHDLGVVRHISDRVIVMYLGKIVEIADKKSLFDNPKHPYTKTLLSAIPVPNPKEKKEQIILKGDVPSPIDPPTGCRFHTRCPFATDRCAEEVPELRKTTEGMLEGHQAACHYIEEIESGEMKPKY, from the coding sequence ATGACTACGGAACTTTTGCAAGTAAAGAATCTTAAACAATACTTCCCGATAAAAGGCGGGATTTTAGGACGAAGAGTAAATGACGTTAAAGCCGTTGATGATATTACCTTCAGCATTAATGAAGGTGAAACATTGAGTATCGTAGGTGAGTCTGGTTGTGGTAAGTCTACAACTGGTCGAGCAATCCTTCGCCTTGATGAACCAACAGCTGGCGAAATTAATTTCGACGGAAGTGACTTGCTTAGCATGAGCAAGAAAGAAATGAGAAAAAAGCGTAAAGATCTACAAATTATTTTCCAAGATCCTTATGCATCCATCAACCCGCGTCAAACAGTAAGACAGATTTTAAACGAAGCGATGGAAATTCAAAACGTGCTTCCAAAGGAAGAGCGCTATGACCGTATGATCGAATTACTAGAAACAGTTGGACTCGGTCCTGACAAGTTAGACCGATTCCCACACGAATTTAGTGGTGGTCAGCGTCAACGTATCGGTATTGCTCGTGCGCTTTCTGTTGACCCTAAACTAATTATTTGTGACGAATCTGTTTCTGCCTTAGACGTTTCAATTCAAGCACAAGTACTGAACTTATTGAAAAAGTTACAACGTGAACTAAACTTAACGTATTTATTCATTTCCCATGACTTAGGGGTAGTAAGACATATCTCTGATCGTGTTATCGTTATGTATTTAGGTAAAATCGTTGAAATTGCTGATAAGAAGTCATTGTTCGATAATCCTAAACACCCTTATACAAAGACATTATTATCTGCTATTCCAGTACCAAATCCAAAAGAGAAAAAAGAACAAATCATCTTAAAGGGTGATGTTCCTTCTCCTATCGATCCTCCTACAGGATGCCGTTTCCATACGCGTTGTCCTTTTGCGACGGACCGTTGTGCTGAGGAAGTACCAGAGCTTCGTAAAACAACTGAAGGTATGTTAGAAGGACACCAAGCTGCATGCCACTATATCGAAGAGATTGAATCTGGTGAAATGAAACCTAAATATTAA
- a CDS encoding aspartyl protease family protein: MKNLIEEDGVLLTEMAMTNAGNELNLQRVLVNTGVKNTVISSDAALKLGLITDEVDTDNKEVEFIKIGNITIHDFEVGIFSIDELQGYDGILGIDFLKKVGAVINLGSLTLYKANVK; this comes from the coding sequence ATGAAAAATTTAATTGAAGAAGATGGAGTTCTGCTTACAGAGATGGCAATGACGAATGCGGGGAATGAACTTAATTTACAGCGTGTATTAGTGAATACGGGGGTTAAAAATACGGTAATATCTTCTGACGCTGCTTTGAAACTAGGACTTATCACAGATGAAGTAGACACTGACAATAAAGAAGTTGAGTTCATCAAAATTGGTAATATAACCATTCATGATTTTGAAGTAGGGATATTTTCAATAGACGAACTACAAGGGTATGATGGGATATTAGGTATCGACTTTTTAAAGAAGGTCGGTGCTGTGATCAATTTAGGGAGTCTTACTTTATATAAAGCGAATGTAAAATAA
- a CDS encoding DUF1540 domain-containing protein — translation MAIDVLCEVNNCKYWSDGNKCAADRIYVVSHTGKKAKKQEETDCKTFDPEI, via the coding sequence ATGGCAATTGATGTTTTATGTGAAGTTAATAACTGTAAATATTGGTCGGATGGCAATAAATGTGCTGCAGATCGCATTTATGTCGTTAGCCATACTGGGAAAAAAGCTAAAAAACAAGAAGAAACTGACTGTAAAACCTTTGATCCTGAAATTTAA
- a CDS encoding phosphatase PAP2 family protein: MKNKQLTLLIIISFIVFAGLSVASTFSNGLVFDNALITWLLSISSPIVVDVMNVVSPIGSGETILILMVIIASILIFLKKYYYSILVVVITVGGVALNFVLKILFQRERPGEMSYIEVFGYSVELASYSFPSGHTMRTVLLFTFIIYISYLFIHNTALRVLAYIVCTVIIAGVALSRIITGAHFPSDIFAAISISIVWFGLVVMYLPKLLAKNRYTKKLI; encoded by the coding sequence ATGAAAAATAAACAACTGACACTACTCATCATCATCTCTTTTATCGTTTTTGCTGGATTATCGGTTGCTTCTACTTTCTCAAATGGGCTAGTTTTCGATAACGCATTAATTACATGGCTATTAAGTATATCTTCTCCAATTGTTGTAGATGTAATGAATGTTGTTTCACCAATTGGTTCTGGGGAAACAATATTAATTTTGATGGTTATCATTGCTTCTATTTTGATTTTTCTAAAAAAATATTATTATAGTATACTCGTCGTCGTTATAACTGTCGGAGGAGTCGCTTTAAACTTTGTGCTAAAAATTTTATTCCAACGTGAACGTCCCGGAGAAATGAGTTATATAGAAGTATTCGGTTACTCCGTTGAGTTAGCATCATACAGCTTCCCGAGCGGCCATACGATGCGTACAGTGCTATTATTTACTTTTATCATTTATATTAGCTATTTATTCATTCATAATACTGCATTAAGAGTATTAGCATATATCGTTTGCACCGTAATTATCGCAGGCGTTGCGTTAAGCCGAATTATTACAGGTGCACACTTCCCATCTGATATCTTTGCAGCAATAAGCATTTCGATCGTCTGGTTTGGACTCGTCGTTATGTATTTACCGAAACTCTTAGCAAAGAACCGATATACAAAGAAATTAATATAA
- a CDS encoding ABC transporter permease codes for MTKEDNNNKQINTEENAKVGEKNSPALLRFLRRKWFDIWRGDPPGLVLLLCGLIVAMVMSIPIIYVIWRSMFAGVDRWKRLLDGRIPELMWNTASLTVAVTVFAIIIGVSLAWFVVRTDIPGRKQWQWLLALPLVIPPYVGAMTYIIVIGPSGWVRDYWQETAWLVNVFGDYPLNIYSFWGVFFVLTMFTYPYVFLIASASLRKMNRNFEEVARSQGLNTSQVFWRVNLPFLRPAIGAGAILISLYVLSDFGAIAMLRYVTFTAAIYFQRASFDTAAASVLSLVLIALTVVILWIEARTRKKNKYYQTTNTYKAPDILPLGKWKFLTLIYVILVFFISVVLPIIVLTYWSIRGIGMGAIDDRFFEFAWNSLKVSGLAALFCMLLAMPIIYLKSRYPSIISSTIDRLSYAGYALPGVIVALGMVFIFNNHIPVLYNTFYMIAIAFVVRFLPQAMQAGEASLSLVSPRIDEAARSLGYPPWKVMLKVILPTIMPGVLAGGALVFVSSIKELPATLMLRPPGFDTLAVRIYYEAHESYYHLAAPAALLIILISCIPLRYLLKKY; via the coding sequence ATGACTAAAGAAGACAATAATAACAAACAAATAAATACTGAAGAAAATGCCAAGGTTGGGGAAAAAAATTCTCCAGCCCTTCTCCGTTTTTTACGAAGAAAATGGTTTGATATTTGGCGTGGAGACCCACCAGGACTTGTCTTACTTTTATGCGGACTTATTGTAGCAATGGTAATGTCTATTCCGATTATATATGTCATTTGGCGTTCAATGTTTGCTGGAGTAGACAGATGGAAGCGTCTATTAGATGGACGAATACCAGAACTCATGTGGAATACGGCCTCACTAACCGTTGCCGTAACTGTATTTGCTATTATCATTGGTGTGTCGCTAGCGTGGTTTGTTGTGCGAACAGATATTCCAGGACGTAAGCAGTGGCAGTGGTTGTTAGCGCTTCCGCTTGTTATTCCACCGTATGTTGGTGCTATGACTTATATTATTGTAATAGGTCCAAGTGGATGGGTTCGCGATTATTGGCAAGAAACTGCTTGGTTAGTGAATGTATTTGGTGATTATCCACTAAATATTTATTCTTTTTGGGGTGTGTTTTTTGTATTAACGATGTTCACTTACCCGTATGTATTTCTTATTGCAAGTGCTTCCCTTCGCAAAATGAATCGAAACTTTGAAGAAGTCGCACGTTCTCAAGGACTCAATACTTCTCAAGTTTTTTGGAGAGTTAATTTACCGTTTTTACGCCCAGCTATAGGAGCAGGAGCAATCCTGATTTCGCTATATGTTTTATCTGACTTTGGTGCGATTGCCATGCTTCGATATGTTACTTTTACGGCTGCGATTTATTTCCAAAGAGCTAGCTTTGATACTGCAGCAGCTTCAGTTTTAAGTTTAGTATTAATTGCCTTAACAGTTGTTATTTTATGGATCGAAGCACGGACAAGAAAGAAAAATAAGTATTATCAAACAACAAATACGTATAAAGCCCCAGATATCTTACCTTTAGGTAAATGGAAATTTTTAACGTTAATTTACGTGATTTTAGTCTTTTTCATTTCTGTTGTATTACCAATTATCGTTTTAACTTATTGGTCAATTCGAGGTATAGGTATGGGAGCGATAGATGACCGCTTTTTTGAGTTTGCATGGAATAGTTTAAAAGTTTCAGGACTTGCTGCTTTATTCTGTATGTTGCTTGCTATGCCTATTATTTATTTAAAATCGAGATATCCATCCATTATATCGAGTACGATTGATAGGCTAAGTTATGCAGGTTATGCTCTTCCAGGAGTTATTGTTGCTCTCGGTATGGTCTTTATATTTAATAACCACATCCCTGTTCTATATAATACATTTTATATGATTGCTATTGCTTTTGTTGTACGCTTTTTACCACAAGCCATGCAAGCAGGGGAGGCTTCCTTAAGTCTTGTATCTCCAAGAATCGATGAAGCTGCAAGAAGTTTAGGTTATCCACCATGGAAAGTCATGCTTAAAGTGATCCTTCCTACGATAATGCCCGGGGTTCTTGCTGGTGGTGCACTTGTGTTTGTTAGCTCCATTAAAGAGCTTCCAGCGACACTTATGTTACGACCACCAGGGTTTGATACATTAGCCGTACGAATATATTATGAAGCACATGAATCATATTATCACTTAGCAGCACCTGCAGCTTTATTAATCATTTTAATCTCGTGTATTCCGTTACGATATTTATTAAAGAAATATTAA